The following coding sequences lie in one Dysgonomonas mossii genomic window:
- a CDS encoding LptF/LptG family permease yields the protein MLRIKRLYTFILQTFFPVFMMTFGICLFIVLMQFLWKFVEDLVGKGLDNVVLAELFMYAILSLIPLALPLSLLLASLMAFGNLGERLELLAIKASGVSLLKTMKPLIIFISCVAVGAFFFQNEAMPRIQVKLRSLMISIRQKSPELDIPEGSFYSGITNYSLYVKKKEKETRMLKDVMIYDTSEGFDNMSVFVCDSALMSISSNKDFLLLNLYSGQRFANFSQSGLNETRQNNQFVPYSRENFKEKKIVIPFNSGFDRMDESNLEGTQISKNILQLGNSIDSLSSTLDSVNVHDRQVIGKNTYLTYRNSDAYKKVETGETALPNKEQANEPLKKKSINTIDFDSLINTYSNDEISRYVGFAANEAESSRFNIMETTQKINMQKNIRMHKVEWHRKFVLSFACLIFFFIGAPLGAIIRKGGLGMPVVVSVLLFIVYYIIDNIGYKMARDGVWEVWQGMWLSSFALFPLGVFLTYKAMNDSALFNPEAYGNFFRKILGLKKKTIYETEQSVDINTVPDLASLNATPDQIAYIQEMSVENLKDIAKNHKEYSYDEDTLQLVLSVLKDKGASFFDVKVKKINYVESRSIFNAFMKNAKIAMLIYLVIILFAILSVIIKLSFIMSSLIVVAYAVFFIKSFICYFDFYRSIDKKTRKNMFGIIVGSFIFIWGFYPYLKKNIEREMVKIK from the coding sequence ATGCTAAGGATAAAGAGGTTATACACATTCATTCTTCAGACATTTTTCCCCGTCTTCATGATGACTTTCGGGATATGTTTGTTTATTGTCTTGATGCAATTTCTATGGAAATTTGTAGAAGACCTTGTCGGCAAAGGACTTGACAACGTAGTGCTTGCCGAACTTTTCATGTATGCAATCCTCAGCCTTATCCCTCTTGCCCTCCCACTCTCTTTGTTGCTAGCCTCTCTTATGGCTTTTGGAAATTTGGGTGAACGACTAGAACTATTAGCAATAAAGGCATCCGGGGTTTCACTCTTAAAAACGATGAAGCCTCTGATTATATTCATTTCGTGTGTAGCTGTGGGAGCCTTCTTCTTCCAAAACGAAGCTATGCCACGCATTCAGGTAAAACTCCGCTCATTAATGATATCTATACGGCAAAAATCTCCGGAGTTGGATATTCCTGAAGGATCATTTTATAGTGGAATAACAAATTACAGCCTTTACGTAAAGAAAAAAGAAAAAGAAACCCGAATGCTGAAAGATGTAATGATCTATGATACATCCGAGGGGTTTGATAATATGTCCGTATTCGTTTGCGACTCGGCTCTTATGAGCATATCGTCCAACAAAGATTTTCTTTTGTTGAACTTATATTCGGGACAGCGATTCGCGAACTTTTCACAATCCGGACTTAACGAAACACGTCAAAACAATCAGTTTGTTCCATATAGTAGAGAGAATTTTAAAGAAAAGAAAATAGTTATTCCATTCAATAGCGGATTTGATAGAATGGACGAATCTAATCTGGAAGGAACACAAATATCAAAAAACATTCTTCAATTAGGGAATTCCATAGACTCTCTTAGTTCCACGCTTGACAGTGTAAACGTACACGACAGGCAGGTAATAGGAAAAAACACCTATTTAACGTATCGCAATTCTGATGCATACAAAAAGGTGGAAACAGGAGAAACCGCTTTACCGAATAAGGAGCAAGCGAATGAACCTTTGAAGAAAAAATCTATAAATACAATAGATTTTGACTCATTGATAAATACATATAGCAATGATGAAATATCAAGGTATGTGGGTTTTGCTGCAAACGAAGCCGAAAGCAGCAGGTTCAACATCATGGAGACCACGCAGAAAATAAACATGCAAAAGAACATACGTATGCATAAAGTTGAATGGCATCGCAAATTCGTATTATCTTTTGCCTGTCTCATCTTCTTCTTTATCGGAGCACCATTGGGGGCTATTATACGAAAAGGAGGATTAGGTATGCCGGTAGTTGTCTCTGTACTTCTATTTATCGTTTATTATATCATCGATAACATCGGCTACAAAATGGCACGCGATGGAGTTTGGGAGGTTTGGCAAGGTATGTGGCTAAGCTCATTTGCCCTTTTCCCATTGGGCGTATTCCTCACATATAAGGCAATGAACGACTCTGCTCTATTCAACCCCGAAGCTTATGGAAACTTCTTCCGAAAAATATTGGGCTTAAAGAAAAAGACAATATATGAAACAGAGCAATCGGTTGACATTAATACTGTTCCCGATCTTGCTTCTCTCAATGCAACTCCCGATCAGATTGCGTATATCCAAGAGATGAGTGTTGAGAATCTGAAGGACATAGCGAAGAATCATAAAGAGTATAGTTACGACGAAGACACCTTACAACTCGTATTAAGCGTATTGAAAGATAAGGGTGCCAGCTTCTTTGATGTGAAAGTAAAAAAGATAAACTATGTAGAATCTCGAAGTATATTTAATGCATTTATGAAAAATGCGAAAATAGCCATGCTTATTTATTTGGTTATTATACTATTCGCTATATTGTCAGTGATAATAAAGCTTAGCTTTATCATGTCGTCTTTGATAGTAGTAGCGTATGCTGTATTTTTCATAAAATCATTCATTTGTTACTTCGACTTCTACAGATCTATTGACAAAAAGACAAGAAAAAATATGTTTGGTATCATTGTTGGTTCTTTTATATTTATCTGGGGATTCTATCCTTATTTAAAGAAGAATATAGAACGTGAGATGGTAAAAATTAAATGA
- a CDS encoding helix-turn-helix domain-containing protein produces MNENLEMRVSALEKHLYALKKILSFEEASKFLNLSKSYLYQLTSKGVIPHYKPQGKMIYFEKELLEDWLRQNPIRTKQELQNEAANRIISSKKK; encoded by the coding sequence ATGAATGAAAATTTAGAAATGAGGGTTTCCGCATTAGAGAAACATTTGTATGCTCTTAAAAAGATATTGTCTTTTGAAGAAGCAAGTAAGTTCCTTAACTTATCTAAGAGTTATTTATATCAACTCACATCAAAGGGTGTAATTCCGCATTATAAACCACAAGGTAAGATGATCTACTTTGAAAAAGAGCTATTGGAAGATTGGTTAAGGCAAAATCCTATCCGGACAAAACAAGAGTTGCAAAACGAAGCTGCTAATCGGATTATCTCATCCAAGAAGAAATAA
- a CDS encoding plasmid mobilization protein, protein MIKDSYKNTAKRKLKDKVISARFSGIEYMALKKRAKDAGVSLSKFVRSVLLTGKVVQRISKSDADILRKLSGEANNLNQLARVANREGFKNVASDVINLRGIIVGIINQLSNDWKSYEKSSI, encoded by the coding sequence ATGATAAAAGATTCATATAAAAATACAGCTAAAAGAAAGCTCAAAGATAAAGTTATCAGTGCCCGGTTTTCGGGTATTGAGTACATGGCTTTGAAGAAAAGGGCAAAAGATGCAGGGGTAAGCCTGAGTAAATTTGTCCGTTCAGTCTTACTGACTGGAAAAGTAGTCCAGCGTATCAGTAAATCCGATGCGGATATACTTCGTAAACTCTCGGGAGAAGCAAACAACTTGAATCAGTTGGCAAGGGTTGCCAATAGAGAAGGATTCAAGAATGTGGCTTCTGATGTGATTAACCTTCGGGGTATAATAGTCGGTATCATAAACCAACTCTCAAATGATTGGAAAAGTTATGAAAAGAGCAGCATTTAA